One Fuerstiella marisgermanici DNA window includes the following coding sequences:
- a CDS encoding tetratricopeptide repeat protein has product MNKRRTHNSRMDSGMIGRDLPRPISPVARHKLAGVSLCLLLAVCSGCRSLRPSGGEGLFAAKDVLSTSKIRGPLERAFYNEEDALTRGEKFSPEAMATVELARKQFTERQYPQALKNYKSIAKKYPESSIGEEAWFRMGECHYAMRQYPKAQDAYDKLFADYPSTKYVSDASQRLFDIAKIWLEVSDPVAKSVIKTVSDEKTVEAGNTPPPPSSSPSARYGLIPNFFDERRPVFDTRGRAKNALKAIWLNDPTGPLADDALMLTASYYMKKGNYLEADRYFQILRDEYPDSPHLEDAFVMGSHVKQMAYQGPYYDGTSLVSAENLKERALMLFPSSEDRPKMREELKRIYLLKAQRAWSQVQLWKKKDNPRSVAIASMQLILDYPDTRYAEMARQEIRRIDPRRIQHLPGMAEFLKSLPDSEPARPSDSEATQPQNADKSGSADGSQRGLPGI; this is encoded by the coding sequence ATGAATAAACGCAGGACGCACAACTCCCGAATGGATTCGGGGATGATCGGCCGGGACTTGCCCCGACCAATCAGTCCTGTTGCGCGCCACAAGCTGGCCGGTGTGAGCCTCTGCCTACTGCTGGCGGTCTGCTCAGGCTGCCGTTCTTTGCGTCCGTCTGGTGGCGAAGGATTGTTCGCGGCGAAAGACGTGCTTAGCACAAGCAAAATTCGCGGGCCGCTGGAACGAGCCTTCTACAACGAAGAAGACGCTCTGACACGCGGTGAGAAGTTCTCACCGGAAGCGATGGCAACCGTCGAACTGGCTCGCAAGCAGTTCACCGAACGTCAGTACCCGCAGGCTCTGAAAAACTACAAGTCGATCGCGAAGAAATATCCGGAATCGTCCATTGGCGAAGAAGCCTGGTTCCGCATGGGCGAATGCCACTACGCCATGAGACAGTATCCGAAGGCTCAGGACGCCTACGACAAACTGTTCGCCGACTATCCTTCCACCAAGTATGTGTCCGACGCCAGCCAGCGATTGTTTGACATCGCAAAAATCTGGCTTGAGGTCTCAGATCCGGTCGCGAAGTCCGTCATCAAGACGGTTAGCGATGAAAAGACGGTTGAAGCTGGAAACACGCCTCCGCCGCCTTCATCGTCGCCGTCGGCCCGCTACGGTTTGATCCCGAATTTCTTTGACGAACGTCGCCCCGTCTTCGATACGCGTGGTCGAGCCAAAAACGCTTTGAAAGCAATTTGGCTGAACGATCCTACAGGCCCATTAGCTGACGATGCTTTGATGCTAACTGCGTCGTACTACATGAAAAAAGGCAACTATCTGGAAGCGGATCGGTACTTTCAAATTCTCCGCGACGAGTACCCGGACAGCCCGCATCTGGAAGATGCGTTTGTGATGGGATCTCACGTGAAACAAATGGCCTATCAGGGGCCATACTACGACGGCACCTCGCTGGTATCGGCGGAAAACCTCAAGGAACGAGCGTTAATGCTGTTCCCGAGTTCCGAAGACCGACCGAAGATGAGAGAGGAACTCAAACGCATCTACCTGTTGAAGGCACAACGAGCGTGGAGTCAGGTGCAACTGTGGAAGAAGAAAGACAATCCACGTTCTGTCGCGATCGCGAGTATGCAACTGATCCTTGACTACCCGGATACTCGCTACGCAGAAATGGCTCGGCAGGAAATCCGCCGCATCGATCCTCGTCGCATTCAACACCTGCCAGGCATGGCGGAGTTCCTTAAGTCGCTACCCGATTCAGAACCCGCGAGGCCGTCTGACAGCGAAGCCACTCAGCCGCAGAACGCGGATAAGTCGGGCAGTGCGGATGGCTCGCAACGCGGCCTACCCGGAATTTGA
- a CDS encoding HPP family protein has translation MQQQSVSDFMRESSFAIVSESIRLRDAAELLVTHNFSVLVAEDESGRMCGIVPESAVIRELMTNSDREVLVGSVLSRHVESVRSDAELTSVLHLFRSSCNSVIPVVNHDDQVVGLLHRRDIVRMLLGDAATDAKIDAAEDLASGGSKPHFMDRSRVRMDAPKSGNSRADESRD, from the coding sequence ATGCAGCAGCAATCTGTATCAGACTTCATGCGCGAATCTTCGTTCGCCATTGTCTCGGAATCCATCCGCCTTCGGGACGCCGCTGAGCTGCTGGTGACTCATAATTTCTCGGTACTCGTGGCTGAAGACGAATCCGGCAGGATGTGTGGCATTGTGCCGGAATCAGCCGTCATCCGCGAACTGATGACGAATTCTGACCGTGAGGTCCTTGTGGGCAGCGTTCTTTCGCGACACGTGGAATCCGTCCGGTCTGACGCGGAACTCACTTCAGTACTTCACCTGTTCCGATCGTCATGCAATTCCGTCATACCGGTCGTGAATCATGACGATCAGGTTGTCGGCCTGCTGCACCGCCGAGACATCGTGCGTATGCTGCTTGGCGACGCGGCGACCGATGCAAAAATCGACGCCGCAGAAGATTTGGCCTCCGGCGGCTCGAAGCCACATTTCATGGACCGCAGCCGAGTTCGCATGGATGCCCCAAAGAGCGGAAACTCACGGGCTGACGAATCTAGGGATTAG
- a CDS encoding tetratricopeptide repeat protein, whose amino-acid sequence MSDSFDTPSRTKTVSRAMPDYEDTSEQRELPGVVECLRPKYVIGFIVGFLERWVLSRHYNRLLIAMPFLVLAIGGSAFLWWLRSAPRNELVRDYEQAVVAAQREEDVEKSNLYLQALVELRPSDKRYKFASALELMENGREAQGFEYIRELTVEGPLGYNPARVWLAQQALRADSGLPLSEVDPEVELARVIEGEPKNAEANRLLALINLKKGRIKAAEDHLLKAVEDAPFLGLQLVEIQRQLKRSDDQIDYHLKNAADYFQDQLLKDPHDVEANLNRTRAYVLAEETDKAIELLQECPSLNDAPELQQALAMLHLKIAVQLYQKSHVNRDYSTQQLVKAIQLAPGNRQIAQTLLAMASQGAALSAADVAPMVETFSAQDELTVADEELLSQALAVTGQFEQAISRIEPLAEEHPQLQPQLVRLYAANGDTQKAETLTQQLLADFQSRQSELSLVEVVSYGDVLIQASRAEEARDVLKVALTKYTVPKDDTAAATAGVDQPGTDAAVDTAERKNLFQAYRLFTLATIAMFDKQLQADSFAAPQDAIALLHEALSTQLARDAVLERLAKLAFSNGKFAKPADEYLTKLLATGTANAPIYSLLGTLALEQGNLKKARLHLERAYSMHKGNPLVLNNLAIVLIRQSDENADRALALVNDTLQLVPENADALSTRAEVLIAMKRWEEARRDLVVALPKRQQSQNVRKLLAKVCDALDETALANEHRRILTELEAAEASQTN is encoded by the coding sequence ATGTCTGACTCCTTCGACACTCCCAGCAGAACGAAAACCGTTTCGCGAGCCATGCCCGACTACGAAGACACATCTGAACAACGCGAATTGCCAGGCGTTGTCGAATGCCTGCGCCCAAAATACGTAATTGGGTTCATCGTTGGATTTCTGGAACGCTGGGTCCTGTCGCGGCACTACAATCGCCTGTTGATTGCAATGCCGTTCCTCGTGTTGGCTATCGGCGGTTCTGCGTTCCTATGGTGGCTACGATCAGCCCCTCGCAATGAGCTGGTTCGCGATTATGAACAGGCTGTTGTCGCGGCTCAACGAGAAGAAGATGTAGAAAAGTCTAACCTGTATCTGCAGGCGTTGGTTGAACTGCGGCCCAGCGACAAACGCTACAAGTTTGCGTCAGCGCTGGAGTTGATGGAAAACGGCCGAGAAGCTCAGGGATTCGAATATATTCGCGAACTCACAGTTGAAGGGCCGCTGGGATACAACCCGGCTCGAGTCTGGTTGGCACAACAGGCACTGCGAGCGGATTCTGGGCTTCCGCTGTCAGAAGTCGATCCGGAAGTGGAGCTGGCTCGCGTAATTGAAGGCGAGCCAAAAAATGCTGAGGCGAATCGGTTGCTGGCCCTGATCAATCTCAAAAAGGGCAGAATCAAGGCGGCGGAAGATCACCTGCTAAAAGCCGTCGAAGACGCACCGTTTCTCGGTCTGCAGCTTGTTGAAATTCAGCGACAGTTGAAACGCAGTGATGACCAGATCGACTATCACCTGAAGAACGCAGCGGACTATTTTCAGGACCAGCTGCTGAAAGATCCGCACGACGTCGAGGCAAATTTGAATCGTACCCGGGCATACGTGCTGGCTGAGGAGACAGATAAGGCGATTGAGTTATTACAAGAGTGTCCGTCACTCAACGACGCCCCCGAACTGCAGCAGGCTTTGGCAATGTTGCACCTGAAGATAGCGGTGCAGCTATATCAGAAATCCCACGTCAACCGCGACTACAGCACTCAACAGCTGGTGAAGGCGATTCAGCTGGCACCGGGCAATCGCCAAATCGCTCAAACACTACTGGCAATGGCGTCGCAGGGCGCCGCGCTCTCAGCAGCCGACGTGGCCCCGATGGTCGAAACGTTTTCGGCACAAGACGAACTGACCGTCGCAGACGAAGAACTCCTTTCGCAGGCACTCGCGGTCACCGGGCAGTTCGAACAAGCGATTAGCCGAATCGAGCCGCTTGCCGAAGAACACCCGCAACTGCAGCCGCAACTGGTGAGGCTCTACGCCGCTAATGGCGACACGCAAAAGGCAGAAACACTAACTCAACAATTGCTGGCCGATTTTCAGTCACGACAGAGCGAACTTAGTTTGGTGGAAGTCGTCAGCTATGGCGATGTATTGATCCAGGCATCGCGCGCGGAAGAAGCGCGAGACGTTTTAAAGGTCGCTTTAACAAAGTATACGGTGCCCAAAGATGACACTGCGGCAGCCACCGCTGGCGTGGATCAGCCCGGCACCGATGCAGCCGTCGATACTGCAGAACGAAAGAATCTGTTTCAAGCTTACCGGCTGTTTACCCTCGCGACGATCGCGATGTTCGACAAACAGTTGCAGGCCGATAGTTTCGCCGCCCCTCAAGACGCGATCGCGCTACTGCACGAAGCGTTGAGCACTCAGCTGGCGAGAGATGCAGTGCTGGAACGCCTCGCGAAGCTCGCGTTTTCTAACGGCAAATTCGCCAAACCCGCGGACGAATATCTGACAAAGCTACTGGCGACAGGTACAGCAAATGCCCCCATCTACAGTCTATTGGGCACTCTGGCGTTAGAGCAGGGTAACCTCAAAAAGGCGAGGCTTCATCTGGAACGAGCGTACTCGATGCACAAGGGCAATCCGCTTGTCCTCAACAATTTGGCAATCGTGCTGATTCGGCAAAGTGACGAAAACGCCGACCGAGCTTTAGCGCTCGTCAACGATACGCTGCAACTGGTCCCCGAAAACGCAGACGCACTCTCAACTCGCGCTGAAGTGCTGATTGCAATGAAACGATGGGAAGAAGCTCGCCGCGACCTGGTTGTGGCGTTACCCAAGCGGCAACAGAGTCAGAACGTTCGCAAGTTGCTCGCGAAAGTTTGCGACGCACTGGACGAAACCGCTTTGGCAAATGAACATCGTCGGATATTGACAGAGCTGGAGGCGGCCGAAGCAAGTCAGACGAATTGA
- the recO gene encoding DNA repair protein RecO produces the protein MSTDKADSIVIRQADFSESSRVVTLFSKEFGKLAVLAKGAKRLKGPFDAALDLLSECRIVFIRKSSGALGILTQAQLVRRFSPVPNSLNSLYGGYYVADLLCCLTEDFDPDPELYDLSVKTLARLSDPKSDYNSVIVQFEVGVLCRLGLFPNLECCSVCGDPIATTAKFAHWVSQGGLLCSECRRDEYVGKSISGGSIAVLRRLADADSPLTDRIKITKEQTAECHKLAVSAITNVLGRKPGTLRFLQF, from the coding sequence GTGTCGACCGATAAAGCAGACTCCATCGTGATTCGCCAGGCGGATTTCAGCGAATCCAGCCGAGTCGTCACGTTGTTCAGCAAAGAATTCGGAAAGCTGGCCGTTCTGGCAAAAGGGGCGAAAAGACTCAAAGGCCCATTCGATGCTGCTCTTGACCTGCTTTCTGAGTGTCGAATAGTCTTCATCCGTAAATCTTCCGGTGCGCTGGGAATTCTCACGCAGGCTCAGTTGGTCCGTCGCTTTTCGCCGGTTCCGAATAGCCTGAATTCGCTGTATGGCGGCTACTACGTGGCCGATTTGCTGTGCTGTTTAACGGAAGATTTCGATCCTGATCCTGAATTATATGATCTGTCTGTGAAGACGTTGGCCAGACTGTCAGATCCGAAAAGCGATTACAACAGCGTCATTGTCCAGTTTGAAGTGGGCGTTCTGTGCCGTTTGGGACTGTTTCCCAATCTCGAATGCTGCAGTGTTTGTGGAGACCCTATTGCAACGACCGCTAAGTTCGCCCATTGGGTCAGTCAGGGCGGTTTGTTGTGTTCAGAATGCCGTCGTGACGAATACGTCGGCAAATCCATTTCCGGTGGATCGATTGCCGTGCTGCGGCGACTGGCCGATGCGGATTCCCCTTTGACCGACCGAATTAAAATTACCAAAGAACAAACTGCGGAGTGCCATAAACTGGCGGTGTCCGCAATCACCAATGTGCTGGGCAGGAAGCCGGGCACGCTACGCTTCTTACAGTTTTAG
- a CDS encoding uracil-DNA glycosylase — translation MAGSRNIRQFLQLLKSSGVSYLPTVVLPEVTARPRMGQKKAANPRNPVTALADATKAKTAAKLPTSADLRPGSATAPPPLEATKAVLAEVMETAEQKQDGLLKLADIVASCQRCEKLADSRRQTVFGVGNPDAEIMFIGEAPGADEDRQGEPFVGAAGQLLNKIIEACGLRRDEIYICNILRCRPPGNRNPLPQEVANCREFLDGQIKIVNPTHIVCWGTVAAQNLLQVTESVGRLRGQFLQHGDARVLCTYHPSYLLRNPSAKKQVWDDMKLFMKDRGVDLG, via the coding sequence ATGGCCGGAAGTCGAAATATTCGACAATTTCTCCAGCTTCTAAAATCGTCTGGTGTTAGCTACCTGCCGACCGTCGTGCTGCCCGAAGTCACGGCTCGCCCGCGCATGGGCCAGAAGAAAGCAGCAAACCCACGCAATCCGGTGACGGCACTGGCAGACGCGACCAAGGCGAAAACAGCGGCGAAATTGCCAACCAGCGCCGATTTGCGGCCAGGTTCTGCGACGGCTCCGCCGCCGCTGGAGGCCACAAAAGCCGTGCTGGCTGAGGTCATGGAAACTGCTGAGCAGAAGCAGGACGGACTCTTGAAGCTCGCCGACATCGTTGCGAGCTGTCAGAGGTGCGAGAAGCTGGCCGATTCGCGTCGGCAAACAGTGTTTGGAGTCGGCAACCCGGACGCCGAAATTATGTTCATCGGCGAAGCCCCCGGGGCTGACGAGGACCGACAGGGGGAACCGTTTGTCGGAGCCGCCGGGCAACTGTTGAACAAGATTATCGAGGCCTGCGGCCTGCGCCGCGACGAAATCTATATCTGCAATATTCTACGGTGTCGTCCGCCCGGCAATCGCAATCCGCTGCCTCAGGAAGTCGCCAATTGCCGCGAGTTTCTGGACGGGCAGATCAAAATTGTGAACCCGACTCATATCGTCTGTTGGGGCACGGTGGCTGCTCAGAATCTGCTGCAGGTCACAGAGAGTGTGGGCCGGTTGCGAGGCCAGTTTTTACAGCACGGCGACGCCCGCGTTTTGTGTACCTATCACCCGTCCTACTTGCTGCGAAATCCGTCGGCGAAAAAGCAGGTTTGGGACGACATGAAGCTGTTCATGAAGGATCGTGGCGTCGATCTGGGCTGA
- a CDS encoding porin, whose protein sequence is MIRRSWRSLLAGVALFGGAAAMNTASAADIYPTGGANARTQQLFANNGNQLTYQLASMSCSDAGGCCDSSCSAPVGCDLGCGEYGDGNYCGEGCSADDDGGEITFGGWIQMGYHNGITPLSTTRNEGLAFNDHPHRFNLHQGWLYAEKVADGSDGLDWGFRVDAMYGVDAAQTQSFGNAPGRFDFGGDFTRGAGYGFALPQVYGEVATGDLSVKIGHFYTLIGYEVVTAPDNFFYSHALTMFNSEPFTHTGALATYTASDDVTLYGGWTAGWDTGFDQLNNGSSFLGGFSTGIGENITFTYIATAGELGWRGNGYSHSIVIDTALTDDLNYVIQSDLVRTNDHDADPTTPGKDDDIGINQYLIYSLSEKVGLGTRVEWWKNEGRSQYAATFGVNVKPMDNLIVRPEIRHDWKLAAPDSTATTFGIDAILTF, encoded by the coding sequence ATGATCAGACGATCTTGGAGAAGCCTCCTTGCGGGAGTAGCCCTGTTTGGTGGAGCGGCGGCAATGAATACCGCTTCTGCCGCAGACATCTACCCGACAGGTGGCGCCAACGCTCGAACCCAGCAGCTTTTTGCTAACAACGGCAACCAACTGACTTATCAGTTGGCGTCGATGAGCTGCAGCGACGCCGGCGGTTGCTGCGACTCATCATGTAGTGCTCCCGTTGGCTGCGACCTCGGGTGTGGCGAATATGGCGACGGAAATTACTGTGGCGAAGGCTGCAGTGCCGACGACGACGGCGGCGAAATCACGTTCGGCGGCTGGATTCAGATGGGTTACCATAACGGAATTACTCCGTTGTCGACCACTCGGAACGAAGGACTCGCCTTCAACGATCACCCACATCGGTTCAACCTGCATCAAGGTTGGTTGTACGCTGAAAAAGTGGCTGACGGCAGCGACGGACTGGACTGGGGTTTCCGAGTTGACGCAATGTACGGTGTCGACGCGGCTCAGACGCAGTCGTTTGGAAACGCTCCTGGCCGATTCGACTTCGGTGGCGACTTCACTCGCGGAGCCGGCTACGGCTTTGCACTGCCACAGGTTTACGGCGAAGTTGCGACTGGCGATTTGAGTGTCAAAATCGGACACTTCTATACTCTGATCGGCTACGAAGTTGTTACCGCCCCGGACAACTTCTTCTACAGCCATGCGTTGACGATGTTCAACAGTGAACCCTTCACCCACACAGGTGCGTTGGCAACCTACACCGCCAGTGACGACGTCACGTTGTACGGTGGATGGACAGCCGGCTGGGACACAGGTTTCGATCAATTGAACAACGGCAGCAGCTTCCTTGGCGGTTTCAGCACCGGTATCGGTGAAAACATCACCTTCACATATATCGCGACGGCTGGAGAACTTGGCTGGCGTGGCAATGGCTATTCGCACAGCATTGTCATCGACACAGCTCTGACAGACGACCTGAACTACGTCATTCAGAGTGACCTTGTTCGCACCAACGATCACGATGCTGACCCAACGACGCCCGGCAAGGACGACGATATCGGCATCAACCAGTATCTGATCTACTCGCTCAGCGAAAAGGTCGGCCTGGGAACTCGAGTCGAATGGTGGAAGAACGAAGGCCGTTCTCAATACGCCGCCACGTTTGGTGTGAATGTCAAGCCGATGGACAACCTGATTGTTCGGCCTGAGATTCGTCACGACTGGAAACTGGCCGCTCCTGACAGTACGGCTACGACGTTCGGAATCGACGCGATTCTGACCTTCTAA
- a CDS encoding tetratricopeptide repeat protein, whose protein sequence is MIQSRAALLLSILCGSSCGYAATITECQDMLRTGKYVECLDAASAAVDRRSYGEEWPMLKATAETHLGHYLQAAQTLEAGIARYSWSVRLRMLAYENATTLGDTDRAKLMIQELEQVASAAPWRYTDADDLVALGKAAIVIGVDPKDVLEGFYGRAQRNYKSRPDGFLAAGQLAIDKGDLALASETLRPAAEQFPDNPEICFALATSIQAVEPEKAAELWEHTLTVNPNFAPTQLHLAKKQIDAEDYAAAKETISEVHRINPWHPEGHALQAVIHHLKNDPIAEAVSHSRAIAFSPQSPAIDYLIGERLSRKYRFREGAAFQQMALQTDPAFLPAKTQLAQDLLRLGEDERGWKLADGAQKQDKYDTTLFNLMQLKNDLDKFATRTTDQFVIRMRASESAVYGDRVEELLTTAMAELSKKYGYTPSEKVVVEIFDRPDDFAVRTFGLPDVAGFLGVCFGKLVTANSPASQRENPNNWESVLWHEFCHVITLQMTDNKIPRWLSEGISVYEERQKDDRWGQHMSPVFRVRVQRGNVTPVSQLSSAFLNAKSGDDLNFAYYESSMVVEFIVQEYGFDALIAILNDLKTGLTINDALARHTGGLAELDAAFEDYLKSVADNFATGVRFNASSEDGAEPIPDVEGLEDPKNYTAGLKLAVRYVRAGETDRAIEKLQQLIELFPDDRSPNGARPLLAQIYERQNETALQMDVLAEHLQYSGDDLESAMKLLTLQVKAELWPEAALTGELVAAIDPLQPAAIRKFYTAAMKQHDTATALQALRGLLQLEPADAPRTHFQMATLLTEKDPSQARRHVLLALEQAPRYRDAHKLLLKLTAAADPATRQ, encoded by the coding sequence ATGATCCAATCACGTGCTGCTCTGTTGCTATCGATTCTGTGCGGTTCGTCATGCGGCTACGCGGCGACGATTACCGAATGCCAGGACATGCTCCGCACCGGGAAATACGTCGAGTGTCTTGACGCTGCTTCTGCCGCCGTCGATCGACGAAGCTACGGCGAAGAATGGCCCATGCTAAAGGCCACCGCCGAAACGCATCTCGGCCACTACCTGCAGGCGGCACAAACACTCGAAGCAGGAATTGCACGTTATTCCTGGAGCGTTCGGTTACGCATGCTGGCGTACGAAAATGCAACGACGCTGGGCGACACGGACCGCGCCAAACTGATGATTCAGGAACTGGAGCAAGTCGCTTCGGCCGCACCGTGGCGCTACACCGACGCTGACGATCTTGTTGCGTTAGGCAAAGCGGCCATCGTGATCGGTGTCGACCCGAAGGATGTGCTCGAAGGGTTCTACGGCCGAGCTCAGCGCAACTACAAGAGTCGTCCGGACGGTTTTCTGGCGGCCGGCCAGCTGGCGATCGATAAAGGGGACCTGGCACTGGCATCGGAAACTCTTCGGCCCGCCGCTGAACAGTTTCCAGACAACCCCGAGATCTGTTTCGCTTTGGCGACATCCATTCAGGCTGTGGAACCTGAGAAGGCAGCAGAACTGTGGGAGCACACGTTAACCGTCAATCCGAACTTTGCCCCCACGCAGTTGCACCTGGCGAAAAAACAGATTGACGCCGAAGACTACGCTGCGGCTAAGGAAACTATCAGCGAGGTTCACCGGATCAATCCGTGGCACCCGGAAGGGCACGCATTGCAGGCCGTCATTCATCATTTGAAAAATGATCCAATCGCAGAAGCAGTTAGCCACAGCCGAGCAATCGCGTTTTCGCCGCAGAGTCCTGCCATCGATTACCTGATCGGCGAACGATTGTCGCGCAAGTACCGTTTCCGTGAAGGCGCAGCATTTCAACAAATGGCGTTGCAAACGGACCCCGCTTTTCTGCCCGCGAAGACTCAACTGGCACAGGATCTATTACGACTCGGTGAAGACGAACGCGGCTGGAAGCTGGCCGATGGAGCTCAGAAACAGGACAAGTACGACACGACGCTGTTTAACCTGATGCAGTTAAAGAACGACCTCGACAAATTCGCGACACGCACCACCGATCAATTCGTCATTCGGATGAGGGCGTCTGAATCTGCTGTGTACGGCGACCGCGTGGAAGAACTGTTAACGACAGCGATGGCCGAACTTTCGAAGAAGTACGGGTACACGCCGAGTGAAAAAGTGGTGGTCGAAATCTTTGATCGTCCGGACGATTTCGCCGTGAGAACGTTTGGCCTACCCGATGTGGCCGGGTTCCTGGGCGTCTGCTTTGGAAAGTTGGTCACCGCCAATAGTCCGGCTTCGCAGCGCGAGAATCCGAACAACTGGGAATCCGTTCTGTGGCACGAATTTTGTCACGTCATCACGCTGCAGATGACCGACAACAAAATTCCTCGCTGGCTAAGCGAAGGCATTTCCGTGTACGAAGAACGTCAAAAAGACGATCGTTGGGGGCAACACATGTCGCCCGTTTTTCGGGTTCGAGTTCAACGAGGCAACGTGACTCCTGTTAGTCAGCTAAGCAGTGCGTTCCTGAATGCGAAGTCTGGTGACGACCTGAACTTCGCGTACTATGAATCGTCCATGGTGGTTGAATTCATTGTTCAGGAGTACGGCTTTGATGCGCTGATAGCGATTTTGAACGACCTGAAAACCGGCCTGACGATCAACGATGCTCTGGCCCGACATACCGGCGGACTCGCGGAACTGGATGCGGCGTTCGAAGATTACCTGAAGTCTGTGGCTGACAATTTTGCGACTGGCGTTCGTTTCAATGCTTCGTCTGAGGACGGAGCCGAACCGATCCCGGATGTCGAAGGGCTGGAAGATCCGAAGAACTATACGGCCGGGCTGAAACTGGCAGTGAGGTATGTCCGAGCTGGCGAAACGGATCGAGCGATTGAAAAGCTCCAGCAGTTGATCGAGCTGTTTCCTGATGACCGAAGCCCGAACGGTGCTCGCCCACTGTTGGCGCAGATTTACGAGCGTCAAAACGAAACAGCTCTTCAGATGGACGTGCTCGCCGAACACCTTCAGTATTCGGGTGATGACCTGGAATCTGCCATGAAATTGCTGACATTGCAGGTGAAGGCGGAGCTTTGGCCTGAAGCTGCGTTAACCGGCGAACTTGTCGCTGCCATCGATCCGCTGCAACCAGCGGCCATCAGAAAATTTTACACGGCCGCCATGAAGCAGCATGACACAGCCACCGCTCTGCAGGCGCTACGCGGGTTGCTGCAACTGGAACCGGCCGACGCACCTCGCACACACTTTCAGATGGCAACGCTGCTGACAGAAAAAGACCCGTCACAGGCAAGACGTCACGTGCTGCTCGCGCTTGAACAGGCACCTCGCTATCGCGACGCCCACAAGTTGTTGCTGAAGCTGACGGCAGCGGCTGACCCGGCCACACGACAGTAG
- a CDS encoding LptE family protein codes for MKPSFCIAAALVISAVMPGCGYMLGPSTVQGVRTVHVPVFKSESFRRNVDYLLTEAIQQEIKARGAYRLADEAHADTILTGRVVDLRKNVLSENRFDDVREFQLMLGAEVKWVDRRSGRILQERVFPLGQEMAQHSSQVSFAPEVGQSFATAQQEAARRLALQIVDLTEMPW; via the coding sequence ATGAAGCCATCATTTTGCATTGCAGCTGCTCTGGTCATCAGTGCTGTTATGCCCGGATGCGGCTACATGCTTGGGCCATCAACAGTGCAGGGCGTTCGCACCGTGCATGTGCCGGTGTTCAAGTCCGAATCCTTCCGCCGCAACGTCGACTACCTTCTGACGGAAGCCATCCAGCAGGAAATCAAAGCTCGCGGTGCCTACCGGCTGGCTGACGAGGCTCACGCCGACACGATCCTGACCGGCCGCGTCGTCGATCTGCGCAAGAATGTGCTCAGCGAAAACCGCTTCGACGACGTTCGCGAATTCCAGTTGATGCTGGGCGCAGAAGTGAAGTGGGTGGACCGCCGCAGCGGGCGGATTCTACAAGAGCGAGTCTTCCCGCTCGGACAGGAAATGGCCCAGCACTCGTCGCAGGTCAGCTTCGCTCCGGAAGTCGGCCAGTCATTCGCAACAGCCCAACAGGAAGCCGCCCGCCGCCTCGCCCTGCAAATCGTCGACCTCACGGAAATGCCTTGGTAG